AAGTAGAGAGCAAACATTTAATTCCTGTCCATTGATCAACATAAGATAAtttggcaaaacaaaacaaaaaaaacccaaaccaggaaTATCGCTACTTAAgaaccacaaaaaaatccttcaaagcCTCAACTGCATTGAAAGCCAATTTCATTTTGTCAGAGAACACAAATTGCACTATAATGTTTGACCTTCTCATTCTTTCCCCCACACAGTACAGTCAAATTTGAATGCCATCCTCCTACTACAGTAGCATTTGGTAGATCATTTAACTTCTCTCTCCACTATTGTAAGTTTAGAGAATTGTCCCACAGTAACTGCAGAACCAACTCTCCAGGGACTTTTAAAACAATCCTATACAATGTATTAAACCCAGGCTCATATTCATTTAAAAgttccagggtttttttgcctgtatGGTTTAGCATTACAGTTTTcaatctttcttcttccacagCTTTCAACTAGTTGGTGTTTTGCAAGAGCCAAGTAAGCTAAGAACTGTTAAGAAGACTGGAAATAATTTGTATTAGCCATTTGTTGCCATTGACACCTTGTAGCAAGCCCTTTGATtaaacatgaaacagaaaaaaaaacatacccTGTAACAGCAAAAAAGATAGCATCAGAAAATATTAGTTGGCTCTAAGTATACACCTACTTAGATCAGTACGTGCCAAGTCATTGCTCAGAAAATCTAAGCAACTTTCATTTCAGTTACCAAAGTTTAAATCCTGCAACATGCAACTACACAAAAGCCAGATCAAGAAAGCCAGCGCTCAGCTCGGGTATCATCAGCTGCATCAGCAGTCACTGCACTGCTACAGCCATTCCCCAGCACACCTCTGGTGAGCAGAGTTTTGCAAAGGCCACGACCAATTGAAAAGGCACCTCTCTGCCACTGCTCCTCGTCACGTTTCCAGATTTGAAGTGCAACTGATTTCATGGCAATAGGTATTTTCACACCCTGTCCTGAAGTAGTGCTGAGGGAGCCAAACCACACACATTTTACCAAccactaaagaagaaaaatgctgcttttagaCAATACAGTCAAGCCGTTGTTCCAGCTTCGGTTGCTGACTGGTAGAGAATATGCTGTTGGAAACCTGGATGTTGGACAATTCAGTTATGTGCGTGCTTACTGCACCACTGGTGAAGTACAAAAGTGCAACAGTGGGAGCCTGAAATTTCTCTGCTTCCATATAACCTCTGAAAGCAACAGAACAGGAGGGCTCATGACGCATTTGGGATATCAGCATACAGCCAAAGAGACACAGAAGAGAAGTTTGGGAATCTTTGCTGAAACTGGGACCtgtttcccctctctccccagccctctCTTCTAAATCCAAGTAGGGAGCGGGGTTTAAGCACCTCACACCCAAATCTTGTCTGAGACTGGCAtaggagctgcagagcaaaaaCAAGGTCAATGAAGTCATTTCCACCACCTAACATGGGAAAATCTGCTTTGGCCCCTCCATCTCCGCGACAATTTTCTGGTGCTGAATTTGTCATGGCTAGCAGGTTTCTGTGCTGCACGACTGCCTTCTGAAGTGGCCCCTGCTCGGACGCCTGCCGCCCCAGCCAGCCTCTCAGCCAGGCCCGGCTGCGGGGCAGAACCTCTCTGCAGGAGCCCGAGCCCCTTCCCACCTTTCTTCAGCCGGCTGGCGTTCCACAGCACATCCGAGGGGAGAACCGGCGCTCGGGATCGGGAGCTTTGTCGCGACTGACACGACAGGTACTGGGGAAGCAGGCGAGCAGGAGGAGCGGGCGTGGGGCCCGCAGCGGCTGGGAAGGTGAACTTCTGAGGGGAAGCATCCGGCTCCCGCTCGGCCCCCACCTGCCCCCGCTGGGGCCCGGGAACGGCCTCGTCCCCTCCCGAGCCCCGCAGAGCGCAGCCCCCGCGCCAGGGCCGCGCCGCCTGTCCCCGCCCCGCGAAGGGGGTAGGGCCGGGGAGGTTGAGCGCAGCACACCCGCGCCCGGCGGAGCCCCGGAAACCTCCCTCCGGAGCGCGGCCCCCGCTTCCTTTGGCCCAAACCGGGGATCCCGGCGTTGCGCCAAGCACCGTCACGCCGCTTCAGAGCGACGGGCACCGAGGCGGCGCGGGGGCGAGGCGAGCAGCCCCCTTTCACCGCAGCACCGAGCCCCGTCCGCCCCCGCCCTGCCGCCACCTACCGAGTACATGGGCGCCCCTCGCCGCGCTcgcccgggcgctgccgccgctgccgctgccgccgctgccgccgccatGGTCCTGCGAGCTCCaaccgccccgcgccgccccgcgccccgctcgCCCGCCCTACCCCGCCGCAGGGGCCTCatgcccgccgccgcctcccgcagCACCCATGGCCCCAAGCCGCCCGGGCTCGGCTGCCCAGCGCGCTGCGGCGGAcgcgggggagggcggggggacCGCGCGATGGGCGGCGCCATCTTGGGGGCGACGGGAGCCGCTCGGGATCAAACGTTCTTCCGCCCGCCGCCTCGCGGCCGCCATGGGGTCGCGGGAGCCGTGCCGCCGGCTGGAGGCGGTGCTCGGCGCGCTCTACGACCTGGGTGGGTGAGCGGGGCCGTGCCGTGGGCTGCCGGCGCTGGGCAGTGCGGCCGGGCCAGGCGCTGCGCCGCGGCACCGAGGCCTTCcctgggggctggggaagggagcgGGCTGGGCGTTCACTCTTAAGCGGAGTGATGGCGGCCGCACATGGCTGACCCGGGGCACGTGTTCCGGCACGCAGGTGAGGAGCCCGGCGCTCGGGGCGCCGCGGAGGGCCGCCAGGCGAGCgcaggggcggcggcggcggcggagacCCGGGGACcgcagccggcggcgggcattgccggcggggcggcgggcgggcggcgcggagccCGCGACTTCTTCGGGGAGCTGCGGGCTGAGCtgggcgctgccgccgccccgccgtcccccgccgcgccgccggtCGTGGAGGTCGTCGTGTTCCGCGGGAGGACGAAGAAGAAGGGGCGGCCaggccccgcggcggcccccgccAGCAGCGCCCAGGtagggccggggcgggcgggtgGGCTcccgggggcgggcggagcggcCCCCCGGCTGTGTCTggccccctctgccccagggcCGCCCTCTGCTGCGGGCATGGGTGCTGCTGGCCCGTGGCAGGGGCCGCCTTGTGACGGGGCACGGCACCGGAAACGGTGAACACAGCTCAGTTTTTCAAAGCACgggtatttttctttaaagccacGCCAAAGACTTTACACTGAGCAGGTGTCCCTTTCACACTGGGATGTCCCTTTCTGGTGAcagttaaaagcaaacaaaaccctctgcatgtttggggtttttttctgtctccccaGTCTCTCCCCATAAATTGTGAGATACCTTCTGTAATTCCCTCCCCTCTTGTGCCTAGTTTCTTCCCTCTTGCTAGTACAGCTGTCTGTCCAGGATCTTTCAGCGATCTGCATGCTCAGCCTGATCAGCATCCAGTCCTGCTGATTCCTgacagagctgctggcagggcaggctgaaGCAGGGGTAGGGGCAGGACTTGAAGACTTTTTTCCCAATTTCAGATCTCTGGATAAATATCCTGTATTTGAAGTGGGTGTATCCCAACAAAACAAGTTATCTGCAGATAGGACTGCCAATATGGCAAGTgagtgaaatggaaaacaaagccTCTTGGCTACTTCTCTGCCTGAGAGTTTTGTGTGCTGCTCTATTCTTGTGAATAGGTGTGGATGTGAGGTGTCAaagcttcctcctcttctctggcATCACAGTTCTTACCTATTCACAAGCAGCATGCATCTTGGAGGACCGGTGTTGGGTGGTCAATGGCAGAAGGCATGACAACATTAGATCTCAGTTCTCTGGTTTGCTTTGTGGGTGTTAAATTCCCTTGTGCTACCAAAAACTGTAGCTGAGTTGCTTCAGCAGAGAGGCCTGGATTAGGCTTGGCTGGAAGCAGAGCTGCCTTCCACACCGGGCAGAGGGTCGCTTGCTCACTAGTTGGTCTCCAGATCTTACAGGttttctggttgttttctttGAGTCATGTTTACAGCCATAACACCAGAAGCCCAATTCTCAAATAAGCTCTGATGAGCCAACACATGGCTGGCTGTAATTCAGGGAGATTTACTGGTATCTGGGGTTTGACTGCTTGGAATTGGGAAGTTCAAGAGACTGACCAAGCAGTTGGTTGAATCCGTAaagttttgtgctttttccagCATGTTTTCCTCTAAAAATTGCCCTAGATACTTATTATTTTCTTACGCTTTTTACAACTTAAATATTTCTGCCTGAAAAGACTCGTGTTGGGCTTGTtagtaaaatgctttgaaaataacCAGGTTCCTTTGTGGTTGAAATGGACAATTTTATATACAAGCTTTTGCAGAGTTGAGACAAGTTTGGGTTTTGCTCTGGTGGGTGCAGAGGGAAGCCCTGATGTAACCCTGGGACCTGAAACTGTGACTTAACATCCTGgagatgtgaaaaagaaatgtgttagAAGCATTCAGGTTCAGTTTAAATACATATGTATTACTCCTGCTTCTTCAGAGGGGATAGAGTGCCCTTGAGAGTAAATAGGGAAGGATAAGGGGATGCTCTTGAACAGACGGCAGCTCCCCTGCCagtgcctcctgcctgcagaggtGGTTCAGCACGTCCTCCCTGAAATCAGGAGTCAGACGCCAACTAAAATAACCCTGGGAGATTTGTTACTGTTCTGAAGCGTCCCATGTGGGGCACTCCTGTAGCGAGCAGGTGTTGAGCTCTCCCTGGGaattttgtgctgctttttcttccttggatACAGGCTGTCTCCCCTGGAGAGTTTCCCTCCAAACTGAAAACTGCTGATGGAAGGTTTCAGTGTAAATCACGGAGCAGAAAAGATGTAGTTTTTACTAATCCCATTTTGAGCAAGTAGTTTCTTTAAACAGCATTAAGTGGGATCTGCCGTTTGctgacagcatttcttttggagTTGTTTCTCTTGCATTACTTAAGCTGGGTATGTGCGTTAATATATGTCCATGCAGTTACGAATGAAGCTTGTTCTGCGTGTTGCCACCAGCTATCGGTACGTGCACTGTTACCACTGCACTCTCTGTCTTGAACAAAATGACTTAAAGttcctgtcctgtcctgcaTTAGCAGTTTGATATGgatttggaaatggaaatgtgtGTGATGTGTAGCTCACGTGGCAGTTTTTCCTCTTATAAAATATAACTTATACTTGAAGGAATAAAATTAGTTGCAGCTATTAATATCTTACTGAATTATGAAACTTCTTGTAAGATGTAGCAGATGATCCAGGCAAGAAAATGCCGGACAAAGCTATATGCTCTGTGCTATAATGGTAGCCTATAAATTGTGCAAGGTTGTTCCAGTAAGACCCTATAATATCTACACATTAAAAATGCCATTGGGACCATCTCTTTTAATGAATCAAGGTATTAAAGCTAGAAAAAGATACTGCTGGAAAGCTGTATACTCTTCCCTACCAcccattttacattttgttgCTTTCCAAAATACTATCACTGTCAGCATTTTAACTGGTGTTACTTGTTACATTcgttcaaaatgttttattttgtttatagaCCAAAATAGtggatgaagagaaaaatgcaaatgaacaaGAATTTAACTTCGAAAAAGTAAGTCAGCGGGACCTATTGAACCTCAATATTTTAGTGTGCAAGGTGTGTGTATTGGGAACACCTTGGGAAAGCTACGGTGGGACCGATGAGAAACGCTTCTAGAAAAGGTTCTCTCTTGTAGGTGAGGATTTCCTAATAGGTAATTTTGGCTGTGTGCCATGCTAAAGGAGGAGCATGCTGGCTGTTGTCAACTGCTCTGTGTGAAGAGAGGTGTGTTACAACTCTGTGGCCTTTCTTTTTGATCTTTCAATGAGAATTTGAGGAAGATCACTGTGTGTTAGCTGTGTAAAGCTATGTGAGTACCTGTAATGTATAGCATAGCTCTTTCAGGCCCATGGTGTTAATCTTGGATTTCTGATCTTGtgtgggaggggggaaaaaaagcatattgGCATCTGTTTTTGAACGGCAGAtgacttttttccatttgtgttttgttcttatCTGCTCTTATATGAGCCTAAGTAACATTGGCCTTCTTAGATACTGACTCGTTTGCAGGTCTGTGCAAGTTGTGTTACATGCGTGATCTCTGCTCAGAGATGTGCTGTGATCCAGTGAAATCTCTCACTGCAGATGCTGCGTGGAGCTCCATACTGCTGAGAACACTGAGGATTTAACCACTGCCTTTAAAAAGACTATAAATTCACCACTGATTTGCCAGGGTATTCTTCTATAGTGTCAACTATATGTATGTAGGTAGTCAAACCACTTCgccatctgctttattttatagCATGCCGACTTCAGGTATTAGCCTGGGTTTCTTTAGGAGTATGACTTTGTTGTGGTCTGTCAAGCGTTATTTTACAATAGGTTGGACAAATTATGAAATGCTTGCAATTTTCTGTAACGTTTTAGGCTCGTTTGGAAGTGCACAAATTTGGAATCACTGGATACAAGAAGCAGGAACAACGCATATGGGAACAGGAGCGTGCTATCATGCTGGGAGCCAAGGTAATTGTCGCTTGGTTTTTGTGCTAGGCAGTCACCCAGCTGTTACAGTGCAGGAAAGGAGTAGAAAACACTGGGGGGGGTTTGCCACTACTTCTTTAAAACACAAGATTCCCCACCCTGATCCTTCTTTCACTTCATCCttacttttacattttctattcTGTCTTGTCTATTTTCTGTTGATGTTTGGAAAATTAGTATGGTTGTGTTATCAGAGATGTTGTTTAGATGAAATATGACTGTCTGGGGTAGAAAAcatttactaatttttttaatcaggctATTCAAAACTAAATTGTTGGAGGGAGGggcttgctttttaaagcttcaCTCTCCCAGTGAATTAAAGATGGAGAAGACTTTTCAGTTTTATCATCAGTagtgtagaggaaaaaaataatttttttaggt
This genomic interval from Pelecanus crispus isolate bPelCri1 chromosome 3, bPelCri1.pri, whole genome shotgun sequence contains the following:
- the FSAF1 gene encoding 40S small subunit processome assembly factor 1; translation: MGSREPCRRLEAVLGALYDLGEEPGARGAAEGRQASAGAAAAAETRGPQPAAGIAGGAAGGRRGARDFFGELRAELGAAAAPPSPAAPPVVEVVVFRGRTKKKGRPGPAAAPASSAQTKIVDEEKNANEQEFNFEKARLEVHKFGITGYKKQEQRIWEQERAIMLGAKPPKKEHVNYKTYQEKMKGEKTAKDDMGKEHKGDSLKKKKKKEQKERKAKRKKSVPSIWPAGQVGKFRDGTLILQSYDIKKIKSSKVIK